The Miscanthus floridulus cultivar M001 chromosome 6, ASM1932011v1, whole genome shotgun sequence genomic interval gtctaagcgatttttttcggttcttgcttaggggacccctttttatggtacccaacactatccatatacacattgcatgtttgcatgcatcatcatacatggcaacgagcaaaagaaaagagaattaacacagaaggaaaaagaattaagacaaaaggaacctctttgtatttctgagagccttgccaaatctgcctatatttaattacttttcctctttgcatttgcaaaagagacgttttttcctcctttcatttggttttacgctcacgtgttccatcgccctcgcttgttgTTTCTTACTGAAATTGCCCTTGGATCTGTTCATTTTGAATCATTTCCCCATATCCCCGTTCCCCAATCCATGGTCCATCGTGACAGTAGACACCGAACATAAatttcttgcgtgaaccatagttgatatcatctgtcttccatggctcagcctcccaattccaagagaaggtccctacctctctcTGACTGGAGATCCGGACTGctagaggatctcctcgagtccatcgggcagcgtctcgTGTCAGGCCACGACGTGGCATCCTTctgatccgcttgctccccatggcgcgccgccgtCTCGTTCGTGACCTTCAggccgctcctgctgctcctattcgaccccgactcggatcgcgtcggcttctactgcgtcccgaagaaggtcttgtccaagacacTGCCCCGACGTGCGCAGCAAGGTGGCGTgtggctcctcgtgtgggtggctagcgctcatggacgaggcggcatccgtgacgctgctgaatccattcgtcggtgcccgtgccccccgcattgagctcccgccagcaggcgaacacgtcGCGACGGCGTCCTCATTGGAAcacgtgtctagggtccacggccggtgggtcctccatcccaccaacggctatGGGAACATGGATGccgcaggcagagccatcaagctagaagacatgaggggcATGTTCATCcatgagatcgtgctctcggcaccgcctgacgccgccggccacgagtgcgtggccatggACATGCTTGGGTGCTCTACGGAGGTCGCGTTCTGTCGGGTTAGAGTCGAgagcgcatggacgctgctcgacaccaaactggagttctccgtggggtccatcgtccactgccaagacaagttcttggcgatcgactgcactcGAGAAATCTCCGTCTGCAACAGCAACGCCGCCGGTgctactccaaccgcgacgctATTGCCATCGCTGTCGTCACCTGTGGGGCTCTACCACCGCAGCTACctagaatcaaacggtgagctgcacattgtgggtgccatggcaAGCACGTTCCatgagacacagagcttcacctacagcagtgcaatctacaagtgcaacctccacgaccgtacgccggagtggtccagggtgagggacatcggtgatcagacactgttcgtgtctaaatatttcaatgaaagcttcagtgaAACAAGTGTAcccaagtacaaggagaacaaaatctacatgtctaaGCCATTGTAttgggatccatacgacttggtccatcgattggagatcgttgatattgctaccggcgcatccgaagtgagCCCGTCCAGaaaaagatgcagggttccgagcctctaggttggattcgacccaatctctggaagAATCATTGCAAtacatcaatcatctcatagcttcggacaatatcacaaagctactaaaaactgtaaccgtgccctcacctcaaacattgtccagataaatggattacaatgaaagaaatggatatcagagatttcttcctgccaatataaaacattatcttagccgcatcacggaaatgtctataaagtagagttcgtgagcctacgacgccgtgcactccgtgactgtgttaaattcataaactttgctttttggattaaatatcactttaacattggtatttaatttttacagtattgttatcttatcatgcgatccgtgtgtttttagtataaattattaGTTATCCTGTAGCAACACACGGGCACTCTACCTAGTGTATATAAAATTGAGGAAGCAATGACAGGAGGGTTGTGGCGTTGGTTTTTGTCAATATTTTGATATTTAATGGTTCTTCAATTTAATAGACTAGATAATTCAGGTAGTTATGACTACGCGTGTATAGTAAAAATAGTAAAAGCTAAGAGAAATAATTCAATATATTCACATTTGTATTTCTTGTCTTCCGTTAGGTAGCTAATAGCAAAGATATTGCACATCTTAACAGATTAGATCTACATTTTCGTTTGGAAGATAAGATGGACAAGTTTACATACTCCTAGCTGATTGGTATAGAGCTTCCATTGACGGTGCTGCGTATGGGATCGCAAAATCACAAATATGAAGCATGCTCCCTCCGTACCTAAATATCTGTCGTCATTGATGTGCATGTcataagtttgactcgatttatataAAATGTATACAAAATTTATATctcaaaataaatttattaaaaaactaaattcaaagatctttccaatgatatcaattatgtaccatagatattaatatttttaatatatatcagtcaaagttatttctcagGAAGCAAAAACGACAGATATTTCGGGATAGAGGTAGTACAACATTTTTAGGCTATTGAGCATTTGAATTGTATTGATACAGTTTTAGCTCACGATTGGCTTTTAACTTTCAGCGAAAGAATATAATGATTAATTTAGACAGATAGATGTTCTGAAATGTAATTCCAATGACGTCCACGCGACCCATGGACCAGCCTACTGCCCGCTCCTGCCACTTCTAACCCTCCCTTCCTAGTACTTTGCCTCCCTGTCAATCCTGCCCACCGGTTGTCTTCCATTGCCCGACCGGAGGTAGCACTGCTGCCTTGCCTCACCACCCGTCGATCCACCACCTCTGCCAGGCCATCTGCTGACCCGGGCTATCCTTTAGGGCTAGAGGATATTGGAGAGCTCAATGCCCAATGCCCAATGCCCAATTTGAACCCTAACCCTCTCCGCCCTGCTGGCATCGGCCTCAACCGCCACCCGCGGTAAGCACACCGCCACATTGCTTTGCCCACACCCTGCCCGCCCTCATGACCACCGTCTTCCCGTAACCTTGCGGGGTTGCACGCGAAAGGCAACAATGTGCCTTGCCTGCCCATCAAAGAAGATGAGTCTCGCTCCACTCACTTCTTGACGTGTGTCCGCACATCACTTCATCATGCCTACGCACGCGCACCGAATAAGGATTGGACGTGTATCATCTCCCTGCGGAATATTCACGAGGCATAAATACACTAGAGGGAAAGGGGCTTCATGGCGATGCCAGAGATAGTTCTCGACAAATCTTCTTGACCGTGTCCATGCTGAGATATCAGGGAAGGCAAGCCACCGCAAGGGGAGAGCTCGCAGGATGTAAACGCTGTGGTGGCTGGGGGTGGGAATTAGTAGAACTGAGACGATGCATGTCGAGCGAGGTGGGCATACAAGGCCGTCTGAGCTGCTGGAATGGGAGGTGACAGTGGAAAGTGCCATTTTTTTATTGGCCCATTTGGATTAAGGAAACTTTGTGTTAATTTGGATTAGTCAAAATTAGCTCTAGTGTAGCTGTAGCTAAGTTTTCAACTAGTTGTTAGCTAACTATAACTAATTTGGATTAATTTTTAGTCCCAACTGATAACCATGTATCAAACATGATCTTAATACGTCTGCCTTCAAAATGCAATGGAAAAAACGGGGAGCCAACTTTTTAAGGAACTGTTGCGGAACGTTGCTATTTGATAGGCTAATTATTTTGAAGAGCCAAAAGTTTTACATATGGGGTTGCTCTACGATAATCCTCTCCTTAGGGTGTCCGTAAAGACGAACGCGAATTCCCTACTCCTGTCCG includes:
- the LOC136460946 gene encoding uncharacterized protein, producing the protein MDEAASVTLLNPFVGARAPRIELPPAGEHVATASSLEHVSRVHGRWVLHPTNGYGNMDAAGRAIKLEDMRGMFIHEIVLSAPPDAAGHECVAMDMLGCSTEVAFCRVRVESAWTLLDTKLEFSVGSIVHCQDKFLAIDCTREISVCNSNAAGATPTATLLPSLSSPVGLYHRSYLESNGELHIVGAMASTFHETQSFTYSSAIYKCNLHDRTPEWSRVRDIGDQTLFVSKYFNESFSETSVPKYKENKIYMSKPLYWDPYDLVHRLEIVDIATGASEVANSKDIAHLNRLDLHFRLEDKMDKFTYS